GACCGTAGCGCGCCACCATCTGTCCCCACGCCTGCTGAACCACTGCCGCAATAATCGCTTCTGCCAGGTACGTTAAGTGATCGCTCACTTTCATCACCGGCAGGACGCCGCCGATATCACCTGCGGCAATACGCAACTGCTGCGACTGCTTGAACTGGCGAACCGCTTCCAACTGCTGTTCTTCATCATCTTCAGGGACACGCATCAAATACTGGCGTAGCTCATCGGCATACGCGCCCGGTGCCGTCGGCTGATACAGTGTGGACGCATCGAGTAATTCATCCAGCAGAAGGGGGTAGCGCGCCAGTTGGCTGGCCACCATCGGCGAAGCCGCACACAGGCGAATCAACTGACCGAGCGCAGCACGGGATTCCAACAACAGTTCGAGATAAGTGGTACGGGTAACGATCCCCAGCAGCAGCGGCGTTAATCGAGACAACACCGTATCCGCCTCCTGACGGGCGCAGACCTCCGCCAGTAAGCACGGCATAAGCTGATCCAGCACGTCCCGACCGCGCGGCCCGATTGTGCGTTTCGCCACATCGTTGCGGAACGCCACAATCGTCTTCATCAGCTTCTCACGCACGGTTTCCGTAAGATGTGGCGTCAACGGGGCCAGTTCACCGTCATCCAACGTATCATGCCACAGACTGCTATAGCTGCTATGTTCGGGGATATCATTATTGTCTGGCGCATCATCGCCAATCAGATCATCAAATACGTGGCGCACCGCCTGCATATGCTGCGACAGCATGGATTGCAGTGTGGCCCAGCTGTCGCACCCCATTCCCCACGCTAGCCTCTGCTGGTTCAGTTCATCACCCGGCAGGGTTTGGGTCTGCTCATCGGCAATGGCCTGCAACAGGTTCTCCAGACGGCGCAGAAACAGGTAAGCGTTACTGAGATCAAGAACCTGTTGCGGCGTTAATAGTCCCAGCGCTCCCACATGTTGGAGCGTCGGCAGCAGCGAACGCCCCTGTAATCCCGGCTCACGGCCGCCGCGAATCAGTTGGAAAACCTGCGTAATAAATTCGATTTCACGAATCCCGCCGGCACCCAGTTTGATGTTGTTGCGCAGATCCCGACGACGAACCTCGCGGGCAATCATGCTCTTCATATTTCGCAGCGACTGGATCACGCTGAAATCAATATAGCGACGGAAGACGAAGGGCTTCAGCGTACTGCGCAGTTCCTGACTGTAAGCATCGTCCATTCCGCCCATCAGGCGCGCTTTGACCATCGCATAGCGTTCCCAGTCGCGGCCTTGCTCCTGATAATAATCCTCCATGGCCGCAAAACTGAGCACCAACGGTCCGCTGTCGCCAAAAGGGCGTAGCCGCATATCCACGCGGTAAACAAAACCATCGACGGTCGGCTGATCCAGCACCTTAATGAGCCGCTGCCCCAGACGCGTGAAGAACTGTGCGTTATCCAGTTCGCGCCGTCCGCCTTGTGTATGGCCATTTTCGGGATAGACGAAGATCAGATCGATATCTGAAGAGAAATTCAGCTCTCCCCCGCCGAGTTTCCCCATACCCAGAATCAGCAGAGGCTGCGCCACGCCCTGCGCATTGCACGGCGTCCCCCATTCACGGCAACAGGCCTGATATAGCCAGTTTCTTGCCGCCACAATCACCACCTCGGCCAGTTCGCTCAACTGACGCAGTGTGTGTTCCGTGGTACTGGTTTGCAGCGCCTGTGACCACGCAATTCGCGTCAGCATATGGCGGCGAAACCGACGCAATGCCGCCATTAACGCATTTTCATCGTTAACATCGGTCAGGGCGCGACTTAACCAGTCGGCGTAGTGCTGCCACTCTTCAGGCTGCGGCGGTTGCTGATGAATTCCTTGCCACCAGTCAGGATGTAGCGAAAGCGCATCGCTGACAAAATCGCTCAATGCCAAAACAGCAGTGTCGCTGTCCGTTATCGGTTCATCAGGTGCGGCTTCCCGCAAACGCGAGAGCGCACGCTGAGATTGTTCCGTCAGAAGCACAGGTAAAGCAGGCAAAGGAAGTATCGGCATGGGGGTTCCCTTGATGCGCCGCCTATCTTCACTGACAAGCGGCAGTTAACGGTTACTGTGATGGTCCGCCGCTATGTAGCCAGAACGGGGGCAAGGTCAACGCCTCTTTACGGTAGGCTTCCAGATACACGGAAGGCGCCTTCCCGGCAGCGAGCCGCTCAATTTCGTGGAGCAACACCCGCCAGTGTGAAATGTAGGCTTCCACCTGCTCCGCCGGATACGCGCCGGACAAGAGAAGAAACGCGCAGATATTACGTTGCAGGCGAGGAATTTGCTGTTCGTACTGCACTTCCGTCAATTTAGAAGCAAAAGCGCTTTTCAGATCCGCCGTGCTACGGCTTAGCATGATGTCAGCAAAGCGTTTGAACGAACCCTGTAGCTTAATGCGATCTTTATTATCCATATGGTCCCGCCAGCCAGACTCGACCAGCCAGGAAGTCAGTACCAACTTACTTTGCAGGTAGTCAGTGCTGTAACAGACGTCTGCGCCACTGGCGCTTTGTAACCGGGACTCCAAAGTAGCGAGAGCCGAGCGAAAAAGCGTGGTGACTTTGCGTAGCACGACGCCGCCTACCAGTACCAACATTTCGCGCATCAACGCGCTGGCTTCAGGCAGCGCTTCGCGGGCAGAAGGGTTCCCTCTGACCCACAGTTCTTCGTGGTATTGCCAATGGCTCAACCCCAGTTCCAGCGCCGCACGGATAGCCTGATCGATAGTGGTTTTTGGATCGACAACTAATCTATTGAGAGGAAGACACTCGCGAACCGGGTTACCTTTTGCCAGATGGTATCCGCGCGCGGCCTTACTGAGGCTGCCCTGCCGCATACCACCAAACTCTGCGATTTCCTTTGCCAGTTCCAGCAGGTGGGTAGTCTGACCAATCTTAAGTTCCATCTCCAATTCACACAGCGGTTCACTCAGATCCCCGGCACGAATTTCACCACGATCTAACGCCACTTCAATCACGCTTTGATAGTAAGTAAACACCCACTTTTCACGCGTAAACTCCGTGCTAAACAGCGGGTTGAGCGATGACTGCAACGCCTCAACATCGCACTCTTCCGGCCAGACTTCCGCTGGAAACAGGCTGAGATCCAGCTCAGCTTTATCCAGTTCAACGTTATATTCAGGATGTTGATGCAGCCCGCCAATGACCTTACCGGCTGTCTTCGCCGTCATTTCATAGCGTTCATTCTCGCCACGAATACGCAGACCGATGCCGTTGCGTCGCAGATAGTTGTCCGCCGTCTCATAATAAGTATTGCTCAGACGCTGAGCACGCATGTGCTCATACTGGCTATAATCACTTTCCCATTCAGCCAGTTGCGTCAACAGCGATTCAACGCTGTCTGGATGAACAATAAACTTCAGTTCAATTTCTTCACTCATAGCATTCACAACACCAAAACCGCGTTCATTATCCTGTCAGTAAATAACATTTTACTTCGCCTTACTACCCTTACCGTACACACTCTTTTTCACCTGCGAACAAGCGCGCATTTCTTATGCAAACCTGTCACCAGTACGCTATTTTCCGCGCTTAAACACCGTCTAAGAACCTGTTCCAGCAGGTGTGATTGATGTGAAATAGCCCTAATGGCTAGGTTCTAAGACTGTTCTCATTTCGGTTTATACGTTGCCTCGTCAGACTTAAGCCTCTACTATCAGACCACCATTAACGCAACATGATGATCTTATGCAGAAATTAGGCTTACTCTGTTTTACTTTATTTTCTCTCACGCTGAGTTGGACCACACAGGCGGAAGAAAAACGCTATATTTCCGATGAGTTATTGACGTATGTCCACAGTGGCCCGGGCAATCAATATCGTATCGTCGGCACACTGAATGCGGGTGCAGAGGTCACGCTACTCAGCGTTAATGAAAACGCGGGCTATGCACAGATTCGTGATGACAAAAACCGCACCACCTGGATCCCGCTCGACCAGTTGAGCAATACGCCGAGCCTGCGCACGCGGGTGCCCGAACTGGAGAATCAGGTCAAAGACCTGACGGACAAACTGAATAATATCGATCAGACCTGGAACCAGCGCACCGCAGATATGCAGCAGAAAGTCGCGGGCAGCGATAGTGTTATCAACGGATTACGTCAGGAAAATCAGGATCTGAAAAATCAGCTTATCGTGGCGCAAAAGAAAGTCAGCGCGGCGAATGTCCAGCTTGATGATAAGCAACGCACCATCATTTTACAGTGGTTTATGTACGGCGGCGGCGTGGCAGGCATCGGCCTGCTGCTGGGTCTGCTGTTGCCACACATCATCCCGCGCAAAAAGAAAAATGACCGCTGGATGAACTAATCGAAATAAGTGCCTGCTTCTTGCATAATGCCGATCGTTTAAGAATCGAGATACCGGGGGCTACCACCGTGCGAGGTATCCCTGCGGGAACCTCATCACCGTGTTTCCCCCTAAATCCACGCTTAAGTGAACAGTATTACTGCTTCTTGCAGGCATTTTTCTTTGCAGCCTACGCGGCGGCGCAAAGATGGTAGTATGTGGTGAAGTATTGGTTATTGATTCAGGAGCCCGACGTTGAAGATTTACCTTGTCGGCGGCGCTGTTCGGGACAGCATGCTGGGTTTACCCGTCACCGAGAAAGATTGGGTGGTGGTCGGCGCGACGCCGGAGAATCTGCTAGAGCAGGGTTACCAGCAGGTTGGAAAGGATTTCCCCGTTTTCTTACACCCCGTTAGCCGCGATGAATACGCACTCGCACGTACCGAGCGCAAATCCGGCAAAGGCTATACCGGTTTTGTCTGCCATGCCGCGCCCGATGTCACGCTAGAGCAGGATTTGCTTCGCCGCGATTTGACCATCAATGCCATTGCCCGCACTGAGCGGGGAGATCTCATCGATCCTTATCATGGCCGTCGCGATCTTGAGAATCGCGTACTGCGCCACGTATCCGACGCGTTCAGCGAAGATCCGTTACGAGTGCTGCGCGTTGCCCGTTTTGCCGCGCGTTTTGCTCATCTCGGCTTCCAGATTGCAGAAGAAACCATGGCGCTGATGCAAAAAATGGCGCATGAGGGCGAATTGGCTTACCTGACGCCAGAGCGGGTCTGGAAAGAAACGGAAAAAGCGCTTGGCACGTCATCGCCAGATGTCTATTTTCAGGTGCTGCGTGACTGCGGCGCGCTGGCCGTACTGTTTCCAGAGATCGATAATCTGTACGGTGTGCCCGCCCCTGCCAAGTGGCACCCAGAAATCGATACCGGCATTCATACCATGATGACGGTGGCGATGGCCGCACGCCTCAGCCCTGAGATTGACGTACGCTTTGCCACGCTGTGCCACGATTTAGGGAAAGGGCTGACGCCTCCTGAACTGTGGCCACGGCATCACGGTCATGGCCCGGCGGGTGTCAAACTGGTTGAAGCGCTGTGTCAGCGCCTGCGCGTGCCTAACCCGATTCGCGATTTGGCAAAGCTGGTTGCGGAATATCATGACCTGGTTCATACCGTACAGGTGTTGCAACCCAAAACGCTGCTGAAGTTATTTGATGCCATTGATGTCTGGCGCAAGCCGCAGCGCCTGGAGCAGTTAGCGCTCACTAGCGAAGCCGACGCCAGAGGGCGGGCGGGTTTTGAAGATACGCCTTATCCACAAGGCGACTATCTGCGTGAAGCCTTCCGCGTTGCCAGTCTGGTCAGCAGTACGGCCGTCGTCGCTGACGGTTTTAAAGGCATTGACGTGCGCAATGAGCTGACACGTCGCCGCACTCAGGCATTGGCAGACTGGAAAGCCCAGCAGCCGGATGCCTCAGCCCCATCCTGAAACAAAGAGGCCACGCTAATGCGTGGCCTCTTCTCTCTCACGGTCTATCTAACGACTACCGACACGATCGGTCTTACATAAACACCATGTAAACGACGCCCGCGACGATAAAACGGTAAATCGCAAACGGGACAAACGAGATGCGTTTGATGACTTTCAGGAAGGTTTTAATCGCAATCAGCGCCACGATAAACGCCGTCACAAAACCAACGGCAAACATCGGTACATCGGACAGCGACAGGAAATGCCAGCTTTTATACAGATCCAGAACGGTCGCGCCCATCATCATGGGAACCGCCAGAATAAAAGAGAATTCGGAAGCCGCATAGCGGCTGACGCCCACCAGCATCCCGCCGGAAATGGTCGCCCCCGAACGTGAAAAACCGGGCCACAGCGCCAGACATTGAAAACAGCCAATCATAAATGCCTGACGATGCGTGATGTCATCCAGCCCGACGGCGCGCGGCTTTTTAGGCTTAAGCCATTCCGCCGCTAACAGCAGAAAACCACCGATAACCAGCGCATACATCACGTTCTGTGGGTAAAACAACGATTTGATCACGTCATGGAAAATCAGCCCAAGCACCACAGCGGGAATCATAGCCAGCAAGATGTGCGTCAATTTCAGACGACCCGCCGTATGCCCCTCATGCGGGACTTCACCGAAGTGAATACCAATCAAACCAAAGAGACGGCGCCAGAACATCACGACAACGGCCAGAATCGAGCCAAGCTGAATAATCACTTCAAACGTCTTGGCTTTCTCATCAACAAACCCTAACCAGTGACCAACAATAATCATATGCCCCGTAGACGATACGGGCAAAAACTCGGTCAGTCCTTCGACCACACCAAGAATAAATGCGATTAGCAATGAATGCAGGTCAGTCATCTAAAAATCCTTGCCTTTAATAAAAACGAAAATTCAGCCCATAAAAAAGCGGCCGCGTACTTTCGCGAGCCGCTATAACTGGGGTATAGACTATTTGGGTTACGATTTAGTTGCACGTAAATCAGTATTTTTCTGTTAAATAAGATTTATCGTGCGCCACGTTCAATAATGACCCCAACCTGACGCGCCTGCGCCACCGCCCCCGGCTTGCTGAGCTTGATCCGCAGCCAGGGAATAGAGAAGCGCTGCATCAGCATGTGTGCGACTTCTTCAGCGACACGCTCTACCAGAGCAAAGCGCTGATTTGCCACATGGGCAATCACCGCATCGCTGACATCAGCATAGCTCAGGCAGTCATTCACATCGTCACTGGCGGCGGCCTGACGGTTGTCCCAGCCCATTTCGATATCGAACACCAGTTTCTGCTGGATAGTCTGTTCCCAATCGTAAACACCGATGGTGGTGATTACAGTAAGTTCTTCAATAAATACGATATCCATCACGCCATTCTCTGTTTTTGTCGCTGTCGGATACCACTTCCGACGGAATGTGCGTATTATCCACAGATGAGAAGAGTAAAACGACCCTTATTAAACGGAATGGCGTTATGAGTGTTACCGCGCTTGGTATGATGTTAATCGCGTATCTGTGTGGCTCTATTTCCAGTGCGATTTTGTTTTGCAGAATTGCTGGGCTACCTGACCCGCGTCAGCATGGTTCCGGGAACCCCGGAGCCACTAACGTATTGCGTATTGGCGGCAAGGCTGCCGCTGCAACCGTATTAGTTTTTGATGTCCTGAAAGGCATGCTGCCAGTCTGGGCCGCTTACGCACTGGGCGTTCCCCCGCTCTATCTTGGGTTAACCGCCATCGCTGCCTGTCTCGGCCATATCTATCCGGTCTTTTTCCACTTTCGCGGCGGCAAAGGTGTGGCGACGGCTTTTGGTGCCATCGCACCAATCGGCTGGGATCTGACGGGACTGATGACTGGCACCTGGCTACTCACCGTCCTGCTGAGCGGTTATTCCTCACTCGGTGCCATCGTCAGTGCGCTCATCGCACCGTTTTATGTTTGGTGGTTCAAGCCACAGTTTACTTTTCCCGTCGCGATGCTCTCTTGTCTGATCCTGATGCGTCACCACGACAATATCCAGCGCCTATGGCGCGGACAGGAAAGTAAAATCTGGAACAAGCTGCGTAAGAAGAAACAGCCAGAAGACGAACAAACGCCCCCCGAAGCATAAGGCAAAAAAATTCCCGTTTTCACGGGAATTTTTTTATGAAAGATCCCCCTAAATAATTCGAGTTGCGTGACAAAACGTGAGCGTTTTGAACAACGCTCTGCGTTGGTCCTTTAGGACAAGGCCGCATGGCCTTGTAACGCGGCGACGCAGTGAATCCCCAGGAGCTTACACAAGTAAGTGACTGGGGTGAGCGAGGACAAATCGGCTTAGCCGATTTGAACGCCGCTTGCGGCGGCCCTTCAGGGCGAGGCTCAAGATGGGCCGAGTATCGCCAACGCACATGCAGCTTGAAGTATGAAGGGGGAATTAGAATCGGCCGATAGCGGCAAACTCCTGCGACTGCACTTTAAACTGCGCCATGCTTTCTGCCAGCAGACGCGCCTGATCTTCTAACGAGCGCGTGGCCGCGGCGGATTCTTCGACCAGAGACGCATTTTGCTGGGCGACCTCATCCATCTGCGACACCGCCAGATTCACCTGCCCAATCCCATTGCTCTGCTCACGCGTTGCCGTTGAGATCTCACGCATCAGGGACGTGACGCGTGCCACGGCGCCAGAAACGTCATTCATCGTTTCGCCCGCCATTTTTGCCATCGCGGTGCCTTCACTGACACGGCTCTGCGATTCTTCCATCAGCATTTTAATCTCTTTAGCCGACTGGGCACTGCGCTGCGCCAGATTGCGGACTTCTCCCGCGACCACGGCAAACCCACGCCCCTGCTCACCCGCACGTGCGGCTTCAACCGCTGCGTTCAGCGCCAGAATATTGGTCTGGAACGCAATACCGTCAATCACCGCCAGAATATCGGCAATACGCTCCGAACTGCTGGAAATCATCTGCATTTTCTCAATCATGCTGCCGACGGTCTCGCTGCCCTTATTAGCGATATCCGACACATTTTGCGCCAGCGTATGCGCTTGTTCCGCACTCTCCGCATTCAGCGCTACCGTGGCAGTCAACTGCTCCATACTGGCGGCGGTTTCTTCCAGCGATGAAGCAGACTCTTCCGTGCGCGCAGCCAGATGGGTATTGCCAGAAGACAGTTCACGCGTGCCGACATCAATTTGCATACCGGCATCGCGAACGCGCCCAACGGCGGTTGCCAGTGAAGACTGCATTACCTGCATCGCCTGAATCAGGCGGCCTATTTCATTATTCCCCCCCTCGGCGATGCGCTGGGTCAAATCGCCACGGGCAATAAATTCCAATTGGGCGACCGTTTCTTCAAGCGGAGAAAGGATAGAACGCTTCAGCGCAATCCAGGCAGCCAATACCAGCAGCAGAACGACGACACAGGCAACACCAATGATCGTCAGGCGCTCAAACGCAAAGTTCTCGGCGTCTGTCAGCATAGTTTCTCCCACTTCCAGGCCGAAGTCGCGGAATTCGTTCGCCACCTTATCCATCTTAACGCTGAGCGGCGGCAGTACGTCTTGCAACAGCACGTAATAGGCTGCAACATCGCCGCGTTTCAACGCATCGACCATCGGCTGAACGCCAAGGCTCATGTACTGCTCGTAGCTACTTTTCACCTCAGCCGCCATTCTGGCGCCGCGCTCCGTTACGGTGCCGTAAGAAAGAAAACGCGCCATTTCTTTTTGGGAGAGCGCCGTGTAGGCTTCCGCTCGCGCGACCGATGCATTTGCGAGATCGGTCAACCCGCTTTCCATCTGACGAGCGGCCAACGCCGCGCCCGTTCTTGCACGCAGCGAGGCGGTATAACTCCCCGCCAGCGCCGTGACTTCTTTCCCCTGAATCTTGTCGATTGTCGTCAGCGACGTGACTCCCTGATTGATTGAGGTGATGCCAATTCCGCAGACCAGCAATAACAGCAGGACCATCGTGCCTAACAAAGCAATCAAGCTCGTCTTGATTGTGATATTTCTTAACATCGTTGTTTCCCTGGAATTACAAATGATAAATAAATGCGGAGAAATGCTCCACATAACGTGATCTTGATCATGTTCCTATCGGTAGCAAGCCTGCTTTCTTTAAAGAAACTTTAGTAACGAAAGTATTTTTACTTAAACGACCAACGCGAGCGCACTCCCCCTCACGCACACTAAAAATCAGGGACATTAAACGCTTTTTGGCTATAATGACGGCCACGCTATTTCAGGTTTAAGAGAAGGAAACCGACATGAGTCTGAACAATGTCCCGGCGGGTAAAGATCTGCCGGAAGATATCTATGTAGTGATTGAAATTCCCGCGAACGCCGATCCGATCAAATATGAAATTGATAAAGATAGCGGTGCGCTGTTTGTAGACCGTTTCATGTCTACAGCGATGTTCTACCCATGCAACTACGGCTACATCAACCACACGCTGTCTCTGGATGGCGACCCGGTTGACGTTCTGGTGCCAACCCCGTATCCACTACAGCCAGGCTCCGTGATCCGTTGCCGTCCTGTTGGCGTGCTGAAAATGACTGACGAAGCAGGCGAAGATGCCAAGCTGGTTGCCGTTCCGCACAGCAAACTGACGAAAGAATACGATCACATTAAAGACGTTAACGACCTGCCTGAGCTGCTGCGTGCACAGATCGGCCACTTCTTTGAGCACTACAAAGATCTGGAAAAAGGCAAGTGGGTGAAAGTGGAAGGTTGGGATAACGCTGACGCGGCAAAAGCCGAGATCGTTGCTTCCTTCGAGCGCGCGAAAAACAAATAAGCGCCACGCTATATGCATTAAGCCCCTTACGGCTCAAGATATCGCACGATCAAAAACACCGCCTTGCGCGGTGTTTTTATTTATGCCCCTGACTTGATTGGCTATTCGACCTCAAGCCTCATCTTCTTCGTTACGCTTTAGCCAGTCACCGCTGGCTATACGCGTCAATCCTGCAACAGAGTGTTTGTACAAATAGATCCAGGCACTGCCCAGAGGGGTGGAAATCAGCTCACGTTGGTATTCGTGACCGTCCCGCTTTAAGGCATCCAGTTCCGTCAATATCGACGAACTAATGCGATAAACCTCACAATGGATTTCGCCATCACCAGGTACTACTGCCGGATAATGGCCGAGATCGTACAGCTCGAAACCTGCGAGCTGACAATCCCCTAGCCATTGCGCATTGGTCATCCAATGACTATTTCCCTGTTTGCGTCGTAAACTGCCGTAAACAATAATTCGCATCGCTAAAACTCAAACTGATAGAGCACATCTAATGCCTGGCTAATTCCAGACACCGCTTCCAAGTATAGCTTTGGCATCAGGCGGTAACGCAGCGTTAACGTTGCCAAAGAATCGAATATGCCAACACCATATTTCACTTGCAGACCCGGAAGGACGTAGCCGCTGACGACAACCTGAGAATTATCGCCAACACCCTGTGTATCCAGAGCTAAATTACTTACGCCAAAGGCCTCGCCGATTTTACCCACAACTTGACCACTTTGTGCAACCCCTAAACCGACTAACATTGAGGTCATTGCCGAGCTATCGGCTCCACCGCTGTCCAAACCCTGTCCGCGCAGCAGATAAGAGAGCGCTTCCTGCTGCGACATGGCCGGATCGGAGAAGACTTCCAGCTTCGGTGTGGCGGCCATGCCAGTGACGCGCACACCTGCGGTAACGTCATCAGCAGTATTGTCTGGGTTACGAATGGCTTCGATATTCAGGATCGGCTGATCCGGCGGGCCGGAGAACAGAATCAGCCCCTTGCGGACGATCAAATCCTGTCCGTAGGCTTTGAAGCGGCCAGACGGAATATCGATTTGCCCGTTCAGCCCTAATCCGCGCTCGTCCTGAACCATTTTCAGGTCGCCCTGTAGGCGGGCAGCCAGCCCGAACGCATCCAGCCGCACATCATTCCCGACACGGATGGTGAGATTGCTGTTAATCGGAATTGCCGCACTGGCTTTCTTCAGCGGCTGTCCCTGCGCATCCAGCATCACTTCATCCGATGACACCGCCACCGCGCTTTCCGGCATATCTTTCACCACAATACGCGCCCACGGAATACTGACGGAACCGTTCAAGGCAAACAGCTGTGGCGTGGCTTCGAAAACAATGTCCGGTGAGACGTCCAGCCGCGCCATAGGCGGAATCGTCACGCGTAGCTTCTGGCCTTTCGCTGCGATCCGCGCACGCCAGGCGTCCGGTCGCGACCAGTCGGCATTCCCGCCGAGGTTCAACTGCCCGTTATCTGTTTTCAGGAAGCCTTGCAGCGTTGACGACATCCCGCTGAAGTTCACCGCCAACCGCCCGTTGGTCAGATCAACCGGCATCCAGTTGCCATCAATATCCAATCGTTCCAGCACCATCTGGCCGAAGATCTGAGGGCGCGCCGCATCCCCTGCCAGACGCAGGTTCGCATTCAGTATCCCCGCCGCCTTCTCTCCTTTACTCAACGCAGGGTTGAGCAGCGCCAGCGAAATCGAGTTGATCGTGACGTTGCCGCCGAGATTGCGCCGACCCTGTGGATCACTTACCTGAATATCGCCGCTGAATCGCCCGTTATCCCGAATGGCCATCAGCCAGCCAAGCTGCGCCCGCCCGCGATCGATCCCCGCATTCAGCGTAAAGGTGTCGAAATCAATCGGCAGCGTGTTGCCTTGCAACTGCTGACGAACGCTCACCCCGTTGCCCACCAGCGACACTTTCGCCTGCGGTAAGCCTTGTCCCGCCTGCCAACTGATATCGGCACCGCCAGTGAACGTTCCAGCCAGCACGGTATCCGCCGTCAGGAACGGCTTTAACATCGCGAGATCGAAGCGATTCAGTCGAATGCTCGCCTGCCCGCTCG
The genomic region above belongs to Pectobacterium colocasium and contains:
- a CDS encoding methyl-accepting chemotaxis protein, whose protein sequence is MLRNITIKTSLIALLGTMVLLLLLVCGIGITSINQGVTSLTTIDKIQGKEVTALAGSYTASLRARTGAALAARQMESGLTDLANASVARAEAYTALSQKEMARFLSYGTVTERGARMAAEVKSSYEQYMSLGVQPMVDALKRGDVAAYYVLLQDVLPPLSVKMDKVANEFRDFGLEVGETMLTDAENFAFERLTIIGVACVVVLLLVLAAWIALKRSILSPLEETVAQLEFIARGDLTQRIAEGGNNEIGRLIQAMQVMQSSLATAVGRVRDAGMQIDVGTRELSSGNTHLAARTEESASSLEETAASMEQLTATVALNAESAEQAHTLAQNVSDIANKGSETVGSMIEKMQMISSSSERIADILAVIDGIAFQTNILALNAAVEAARAGEQGRGFAVVAGEVRNLAQRSAQSAKEIKMLMEESQSRVSEGTAMAKMAGETMNDVSGAVARVTSLMREISTATREQSNGIGQVNLAVSQMDEVAQQNASLVEESAAATRSLEDQARLLAESMAQFKVQSQEFAAIGRF
- the ppa gene encoding inorganic diphosphatase, whose amino-acid sequence is MSLNNVPAGKDLPEDIYVVIEIPANADPIKYEIDKDSGALFVDRFMSTAMFYPCNYGYINHTLSLDGDPVDVLVPTPYPLQPGSVIRCRPVGVLKMTDEAGEDAKLVAVPHSKLTKEYDHIKDVNDLPELLRAQIGHFFEHYKDLEKGKWVKVEGWDNADAAKAEIVASFERAKNK
- a CDS encoding gamma-glutamylcyclotransferase family protein produces the protein MRIIVYGSLRRKQGNSHWMTNAQWLGDCQLAGFELYDLGHYPAVVPGDGEIHCEVYRISSSILTELDALKRDGHEYQRELISTPLGSAWIYLYKHSVAGLTRIASGDWLKRNEEDEA